A stretch of DNA from Streptomyces gobiensis:
GGGTTGCGTACGTACAGCATGGCGGTGGGTATCCGCGCGGACAGGATCCCCGCGTCATGGCCCGCCCCGGTGGGCAGCACCGGGACACCGCCGAGCCGCGCCGCGAGCCGGTCGCGCAGCCCATGGGCGAACTCCACGACGGGGGTGAAGGACTCCTGGGTGACCTGGACGGCTACGCCCTCGCCCTCGCCATGCTCGATCGCCGCCCGCTCGATCGCGGTGACAACGGTGGACAGCGTCCCTTCGTCAGGGGCGCGGGAGTCAAGCCAGCCACTGACGAGGGAGGCGATGGCGTTGACACCGCCCGGGTCCACATTGACCTTGCCGAAGGTGGCCAGAGCGCCGGTGAGCTCCGCCTTCTGACGGGCGGCCAGGACCGTATGGGCGTAGGTGAGCATCGGGTCACGGCGGTCATCAATACGGGTGGTGCCCGCGTGGTTGGCCTCCCCCCGGAAGTCGAACCGCCAGCGGCCGTGCGGCCAGATCGCCGAGGCGACGCCCACGGGGTGAGGGGTGTCGGCGAGAGCCCGGCCCTGCTCGACATGCAGCTCGACAAACGCGCCGATGCGGGCGAGGCGTTCGGGGTCGGGGCCGATGGCGTCCGGATCGTAGCCCGCCCGTTCCATGGCCTGGGGCAGGGTCACGCCATCCGCGTCGCGCAGCTGCCGCGCCTTGGCGGGGGTGAGCTGCCCGGCGGTGAGGCGGGAGCCGACGCAGGCGAGGCCGAAGCGGGCACCCTCCTCATCGCCGAAGTTGACGACGGCGATGGGTCTGGAGAGCCCCGTGAGCCCCCTCCTGCGGAGCTCATCCAGCGCGGCGAAGGACGATACGACGCCGAGCGGGCCGTCGAAGGCGCCGCCATCGGGGACGGAGTCGAGGTGTGACCCCGTCACGATGGCGTCTCCGGCGGCCGGGTCTCCCAGCCAGGCCCACTGATTGCCGTTGCGGTCCAGCTCGTAGGCGAGCCCGCGGGCTTCGGCCTGTGCCTTGAACCAGGCACGGCAGTCGGCGTCCGCCCCCGTCCAGGCATACCGGCGGTAGCCGCCGGACTCGGCGCTGCGGCCGATGGGCGCGAGGTCACGCCACATCTCCTGGAACGCGGGGTGGTATGCCCCGGTCCCTCCCCCACCGTGCTCCCTCACCCGTTCTCACCCTCGCGCATCGGGATGCGGACCTCACGCTCGGCGGCGATCTCGTCCGCGCGGTCGTAGCCCGCGTCAACATGCCGGATGACGCCCATCCCGGGGTCGTTGGTGAGCACCCGGTTCAGCTTCGCGCGGGCGAGATCCGTACCGTCGGCCACGGAGACTTGGCCCGCGTGGAGGGACCGCCCCATGCCGACGCCGCCGCCGTGGTGGATGGAGACCCACGACGCCCCCGACGCCACGTTCACCATGGCGTTGAGCAGCGGCCAGTCCGCGATCGCGTCGGAGCCGTCGAGCATCGCCTCGGTCTCCCGGTACGGGGAGGCCACCGAGCCGCAGTCCAGATGGTCGCGGCCGATCGCCAGCGGCGCGGAGATCTCGCCGCTCGCCACCATGTCGTTGAAGCGCTCACCCGCCCGGTCCCGTTCGCCATAGCCCAGCCAGCAAATACGGGCCGGGAGTCCCTGGAAATGGACCCGCTCCCCCGCCATCTTGATCCACCGGGCCAGCGACTCGTTCTCCGGGAAGAGATCGAGGATCGCCCGGTCCGTCGCCGCGATGTCCTTCGGGTCGCCGCTCAGCGCCGCCCAGCGGAAGGGGCCCTTGCCCTCGCAGAAGAGCGGCCGGATATAGGCCGGTACGAAGCCGGGGAAGGCGAAGGCCCGGTCATAGCCCGCGAGCTGCGCCTCGCCACGGATGGAGTTGCCGTAGTCGAAGACCTCGGCGCCCGCGTCCTGGAACCCCACCATGGCCTCAACATGCCGGGCCATCGATTCCCTCGCCCGCTGGGTGAAGTCGGCGGGCTTCTCGGCCGCGTAGGACGCCATATCGTCGAAGTCGACACCGAGCGGGAGATAGGCGAGCGGGTCATGGGCGCTCGTCTGGTCGGTCACGATGTCAATGGGGGCGTTCATGGCGAGCAGCTGGGGCACCAGCTCCGCCGCGTTGCCGAGGACGCCGATCGACAGCGGCTTACGCTGGTCGCGGGCGGTCGTCGCCAACTCCAGCGCGTGGTCCAGGGAATCGGCGCGTACGTCCAGATAGCGGTGCTCGATTCGGCGCTGGATCGCCCGTGGGTCGCAGTCGACGCAGATCACGACGCCGTCGTTCATGGTGACCGCCAGCGGCTGGGCACCGCCCATACCGCCAAGGCCCGCCGTCAGCGTAATGGTCCCGGCCAGCGAGCCGCTGTGCTTGTTCTGAGAAGCGAGCTTCGCCGCGACCGCCGCGAACGTCTCGTACGTCCCCTGCAGGATCCCCTGCGTTCCGATGTAGATCCAGGAACCAGCCGTCATCTGGCCGTACATGGTGAGCCCGAGCTGTTCCAGCCGCCGGAACTCCTCCCAGTTCGCCCAGTCACCGACCAGATTGGAGTTGGCGATCAGCACACGTGGCGCCCACTCATGGGTGGTCATCACGCCGACCGGACGCCCGGACTGTACGAGCATCGTCTCGTCGCCCTTGAGCGTCCTGAGCGTGCGCGTCATCGCGTCAAAGGAGCGCCAGTCGCGGGCCGCCTTCCCCGTACCGCCGTAGACGACGAGCCGGTCCGGGTGCTCCGCCACCTCCGGGTCGAGGTTGTTCTGCAGCATCCGCAGAGCGGCTTCCTGCTGCCACCCCCGGGCACTCAGCTCCGTACCACGCGGCGCTCGCACGGGTCGCGGTCCTGACATGGCCCCTGCCTCCCTGCTCTCCTCGACTGGATCAGCCTATTCATTCACTCTACGCAGTGAATAGAACTAGTCAACAACCGACCGGTGAACCAGCTGGTCACCGGTGAATTTCTGGAAGACTGTCCGATATGGAGACCATCGCCGATCTGGACGAGCGCGTGAGCCACTGCCGCGCCTGCCCACGGCTGGTGCGGTGGCGGGAGGAGACGGCCAGGACCAAGCGCCGGTCCTACGCCGACTGGGACTACTGGGGGCGGCCGGTGCCGGGCTTTGGACCGGCGGACGCCCGGATGCTGATCGTCGGCCTGGCCCCGGCCGCGCATGGCGCCAACCGCACGGGCCGTATGTTCACCGGCGACCGCTCCGGCGATTTCCTGTACGCCGCCCTCCACTCCGTTGGGCTGGCCAGCCAGCCGACGTCCACCCATCAGGGCGACGGCCTTGAGCTGTCCGGTGTGCGCATCACCGCCCCGGTCCACTGCGCGCCGCCCGCCAACAAGCCCACGCCCGCGGAGCGTGACGCCTGCCGGTCCTGGCTGAGCGAGGAGCTGCGCCTGCTCCGCCCGACCCTGCGCTCGGTGGTGGTCCTCGGCGCCTTCGGCTGGCAGGCCACGCTGCCCGTCCTCGCCGCCGCGGGCTGGACCGTCCCAAGCCCCCGCCCGCCCTTCGCCCACGCCGCCCACGTCTCGCTGCACGGCCCCACGCCCCTGGACCTGTTCGGCTGCTACCACGTCAGCCAGCAGAACACCTTCACCGGCCGCCTCACCCCGGCCATGCTCAGCGACGTCCTGCGCACAGCGGCGAAGACCGCCGGGCTGTAGCGAGCCGGTCGTGCTTGGCTGGTCCGTATGCATCTCGCCTCCGCCACCCGCCGTGACCTGACCGTGCGTGCCGCAGTCGAGCAGGCACTGATCACCGAGGACCAGCCCATCGCCGCACTCCTCGATGTGGACTCCGTACGGGCGTCCGCCGCCGCCCTGCGTGCGGCGTTCGAGGAGGTGGCCGCACCCGGGCAGCCCCTCCTGCACGCCTTCGCCGTCAAGGCCGCCGCCCTGGTGCCGGTGCTCCGGCTGCTCGCCGACAACGGGCTCGGCGCCGAGGTGGCCAGCCCCGGTGAGCTGGCACTGGCCCAGGCAGCCGGGATCGGACCGGACCGCACGGTGCTGGACTCCCCCGCCAAGACCCCCGCCGAGCTGCGTACGGCGCTGGACCTGGGGGTCGCGGTCAATGCCGACAGCCAGCAGGAGCTGGCCCGGTTGGACGCTCTCGTCGGTGCGGCGCCGCTGCGGTCGGCCGTCGGCCTGCGGATCAATCCACAGCTCGGCAGCGGCTCCATCGACGCGATGAGCACCGCGACCGCCACATCGAAGTTCGGTATCGCACTTCGCGACCCGGGCGCCCGCGAATGGCTTGTACGGGCCTACGCCGACCGCCCCTGGCTCACCCGGCTGCACGCCCATAGCGGCTCGCAGGGCATCCCTCTCGACCTGATGGCCGCGGGGGTCAAGGACGCCTATGAGCTGGCCGAGGAGATCAACGGTGCCGTGGGCCGCCAGCAGATCGACACCCTCGATATCGGCGGCGGGCTCCCGGTCAACTTCGCTTCCGAGTCCACGGAACCCACCTTCCATGACTACGCTCAGCTGCTGAGCGCCCAGGTCCCCGGCCTCTTCGACGGCCGCTACGGTCTGGTCACCGAGTTCGGCCGGTCCCTGCTGGCCAAGGCGGGCACCATCGTCGCCCGTGTCGAGTACACCAAGTCCGCCGGTGGCCGCCCCATCGCGGTGACCCATGCGGGCGCCCAGATCGCCGCACGGACCGTGTTCGCCCCCGACGCCTGGCCGGTCCGTATCGGTGTGTACGGCCCGCAGGGGCTGCCCAAGCAGGGTGCGCCCATCGCCCAGGATGTCGCGGGGCCCTGCTGCTTCGCGGGGGACCTGGTGGGCCGAGAGCGGGCGCTGCCGGGTCTGGAGGCGGGGGACCTGGTGGCGCTGCTCGACACCGGGGCCTACTACTTCTCCAACCCCTTCGGCTACAACAGCCTGCCCCGGCCCGGGGTCTACGGCTACTGGGCCAGCGGCGACGGGACGGTGCGGTTCGCGACCGTACGGCGGCCCCAGACCCTCGACCAGATCGTCACGGAGTCCGGAGCCGGTCAGCGGGACGCGCTGACCCCGCCCTGCTGACGCCTCAGAGCGAGGCGATGACGCGGTCCGCCAAGGCGTAGACCAGTTCCTCGTCGTCCTCGCCGAAGGCGAAGGTCAGGGCGTACGCACCGGAGACACCGGAGCCGCCCAGCAGGACCGGGGACATGCCGTCCCGCAGTGCCGCCGCGAGGCGGTCTGCCGTCTCACGGTGTCCCGGGGACATGCACACGGTCGTACCGTCGGCGAAGACATACACATCGAGCGTGCCCAGCGGGCCGGGCCGTACATCCGCCAGCGCGGTCCGCGCCCCGGCCAGCCCGGCCAGCCGCTCGACGGTCCGCTCATGGTCCCCGACCGGCCGCGCTTCCGGCGCGGCCGGGGCCGGGACGGCAGGGTCACCGGAGAGCGTGAAGTGCGGGTCCGAAGGGTGTCTGCGGCGCGCCGCGGCCAGCTCGGCGGACCCGGCATCGGCGTCAGCGGGCGCCTGGGCCTGAGCCTCGTCACGGTCAGCCTGGCGGGGCAGAAAGACCTGACCCTCGCCCGTCTCATCCGGACGCATCTCCTCCAGGAAGGCGTCGAACAGCTCGGCGTCCATAGCGCTCACCTCATACTCGGTGGCCTCGATGTACTCCGCGCCCTGTCCCGCCAGCAGTGAGCCGCCCCCGGCATCGGCGTCCCTGGCCTCGTGCGCGGCCCAGAAGGCCCGCGCCTCGGCCAGCTCGCGCTCCCGCTCCTCAGCGAGCGCGTCGGCGACCGCCGCCCGGACCTCCTCCACAGCGGGCGCCTGCCGTGCCGCGGGCACGGTGGCACCGGCTGCGGCGAGCTCCTCGCGCAGCCCGGTGACCTGGCGGTGCAGCCCTCGGGTGGTGTGCAGGGCGGCGCCGCCCAGGACCGCGGCGGTAGCCGCGGCCAGAAGCAAGATGAGGGATATGGCGCTCACTGACGTACTCCCCATTCGGATTCGGCCCCCTGAATTCCTACCTCAGCTTTACCTACGACACCCCTCGGCCGCAGCGCAAAAGGCAATAAAACAGGTGTAAAGAGGCCTCATTCCGCTGATACACACCCTTTGTGAGCAGGCAAAACGAAGCGCCCCCAGGGGAAAAATCACATCCTGGAGGCGCTTCGGTCTCACCGCCGCAACGGCCGTGATTTAGATAACATTTCTCAGCTCAAACGCTCGATCACCATGGCCATTCCCTGGCCGCCACCGACGCACATGGTCTCCAGGCCGAACTGCTTGTCATGCCACTGGAGCGAGTTGATCAGCGTCGTGGTGATGCGCGCGCCGGTCATCCCGAACGGATGACCCACCGCGATGGCTCCACCGTTGACGTTGAGCCGGTCCAGGTCGATACCGAGATCCTGGTACGAGGGGATCACCTGAGCGGCGAATGCCTCGTTGATCTCTACGAGGTCGATGTCCCCGATCGCCATCCCGGCCCGCTGGAGCGCCTGCTTACTGGCCTCGACCGGGCCATAGCCCATGATCTCGGGTGAGAGCGCCGAGACGCCGGTCGAGACGATCCGGGCGAGCGGCGTCAGACCGAGCTCCCGGGCCTTGGTGTCGGACATGACCACCAGCGCGGCGGCGCCGTCGTTCAGCGCACAGCAGTTGCCCGCCGTCACCAGCCCATCGGGCCGGAAGACCGGCTTGAGCCCCTGCACGGCCTCCAGCGTCACTCCGGCACGCGGGCCGTCGTCCTTCGCGACGACCGTGCCGTCCGGGGTGGTCACCGGGGTGATCTCACGCTCCCAGAACCCGTCGGCGATGGCCTTCTCGGCGAGGTTCTGCGACCGTACGCCGAACTCATCCATCTCCTGCCGGGAGACACCCTTGTCCCGGGCGAGGTTCTCGGCGGTCTGCCCCATGGCGATATAGACGTCCGGGAGCTTGCCCTCCGCCCGCGGGTCGGTCCAGCCCTCGCCGCCCTGCTCGGCCCGCGCGGCGGTACGCGCCTCGGCCTCGGCGAAGACCGGGTTGTGGGTATCCGGCATCCCGTCCGAGGAGCCCTTCACCGAGCGGGACACCATCTCCACGCCCGCGGAGATGAAGACATCGCCCTCGCCCGCCTTGATGGCGTGCATCGCCATCCGGGTGGTCTGCAGAGACGAGGAGCAGTACCGGGTGATGGTGCAGCCGGGGAGGTGGTCCATCCCCATCTGCACGGCGACGATCCGGCCGAGGTTATGTCCCTGCTCACCACCGGGCAGCCCACAGCCGAGCATCAGGTCATCAATCTGCGTCGGGTCCAGCTCGGGGACCTTGGCAAGCGCCGCCTGGATGATCTCGGCCGTCAGGTCATCCGGGCGGATATCTTTGAGCGACCCCTTGAACGCGCGTCCGATAGGCGAGCGGGCGGCAGAAACGATCACTGCTTCGGGCATCACGGCTCCAAAAGGGCGGCACGGCTGTGACAGGACTGTGAGGGAAGCTACCCGCACGTAGCGCTAAGGTCACGGCTCCCATGGTGTGATGCGGCTCGCAGCCCTCACCTACGGGGCCCTCACCTATGGCGTACCGCGCCACGCCGAGGAACAACCGCGACTCTTTCCCTCGTTCTTGCCAGTGCACTAGCGTGCGGTCTTTGCTTAACCATTACTGTGGTCGACAAGGCCGTGCCGTACGGCCATGGAGGAGTGAGATGAGGAGCAGCAACCCGGTCTTCTCGCGACGGGGGTTCAGTCGGGATGGTCAGGCGGGCTTCAACGCCGGCCAGCCGCAGGCCGGGAACCCGTACGCCAACAACCCGTACGCCCAGCCGCAGCAGGGCCAGCAGGGCTTCCCGCCCGCCGCCCCGCCGCAGGCCGACCGGATGACGATGGACGATGTCGTCACCCGGACCGGCATCACGCTGGGCACCGTGATCGTCGCTGCGGCGGTCGCGTGGACCACAGGTCTGGGGATGGGCTTCGCCATCGTCGCGGCGCTGATCGCGATGGGGCTGGCCTTCTGGCAGTCCTTCAAGCGGGAGGCCTCGCCCGCGATCATTCTGGGCTACGCGGTCTTCGAGGGCCTCTTCCTCGGCGCCATCAGCAACTACATCAACCGGTTCGCCGAAGGCGCCGCGATGCAAGCGGTGATCGGCACCATGGCGGTCTTCGCCGTGATGCTGTTCCTGTACAAGACCAGGATCATCCGGGTCAACGGCCGGTTCACCCAGATCGCTCTGGTCGCGGGTATCGGCTATGCGCTGCTGTCCCTGGTGAACCTGGGATTCGCACTCTTCGGCGCCGGTGACGGCATGGGCTTCCGTACCGGCTGGGTCGGCATCCTGATGGGCATCGCCGGTGTGTGCATCGGCGCGATGTTCCTCGCCCTCGACTTCAAGCAGGTCGAGGACGGTATCGCGTACGGCGCTCCGCGCAAGGAGTCCTGGCTGGCCGCCTTCGGTCTGACCGTGACCCTCGCCTGGATCTACTTCGAGTTCCTGCGTCTGGCCTACATCCTGGCCAGCGATTAACCGGGCTCGCCCTACACGCCGGAAGGGCCCGCGAGGCACAGCCTCGCGGGCCCTTCCGTGTTTCTGTGCCTGTGTTTCTGTGTCTGTGTGTGTTTCCGTGTCCGGGCCCGCTAGAACTTGCGCGCGGCTCGCCCACGCCTCAAGTCGTGTTCATGAATGATCGCCTTGGCATGGCCATAGGCGAGGTTGTGTTCGCCCCGCAGCCAGCTCACCTTCTCTTCGAAGCGGAAGAAGGAAGGGCCTTCGTCGACGGCGCGGAGCCAGTCGCAGATCTCGCGGCCGGTGCATTGAGGGATGCGGGAGAGCAGGTTCTGGTGAGTCTCGTCATCAAAGACTTGGGACATTGGCGCCTCCGGATATCCGGGGATACGGGGGTGACCCCCGGTGGGATGCAGTGCTGAATCCTTCGCGGCCCTTCACGGTCCTTCCGCCACCGTGCCTGAGTGTTGGGGCGTTGGCAACACTCCGTCGAGGGGCGCATAGGCTTACACCGTGCCCGATGTGATCTCCCTGCTGACCGCCGTGGACCGGCTCGCCGCCCGGCTGAGAGCGCTCCCGCAGAGCGCGCTGGAGCGCGGGGCGGCGGCCGAAGGACTGGCGCTGGCCAGGGAACTGTCCCTGCGCGCACAGCGCTTGGAGGCGCCGGAACGGGAGCCGCTGGAGATGCCCGACGCGGGGATTTTCGCGGTCGGCGACCAGCTGGCGGTGGCCGGCCATGACCTGGCGGAAGCACTGCGGACCGCCGGTACGGCGGGCACAGAACGCACGGAAGCGGAGCTGG
This window harbors:
- a CDS encoding allantoate amidohydrolase, producing the protein MWRDLAPIGRSAESGGYRRYAWTGADADCRAWFKAQAEARGLAYELDRNGNQWAWLGDPAAGDAIVTGSHLDSVPDGGAFDGPLGVVSSFAALDELRRRGLTGLSRPIAVVNFGDEEGARFGLACVGSRLTAGQLTPAKARQLRDADGVTLPQAMERAGYDPDAIGPDPERLARIGAFVELHVEQGRALADTPHPVGVASAIWPHGRWRFDFRGEANHAGTTRIDDRRDPMLTYAHTVLAARQKAELTGALATFGKVNVDPGGVNAIASLVSGWLDSRAPDEGTLSTVVTAIERAAIEHGEGEGVAVQVTQESFTPVVEFAHGLRDRLAARLGGVPVLPTGAGHDAGILSARIPTAMLYVRNPTGVSHSPAEFAGEDDCVAGVTALADVLEDLACQ
- the hutU gene encoding urocanate hydratase, with protein sequence MSGPRPVRAPRGTELSARGWQQEAALRMLQNNLDPEVAEHPDRLVVYGGTGKAARDWRSFDAMTRTLRTLKGDETMLVQSGRPVGVMTTHEWAPRVLIANSNLVGDWANWEEFRRLEQLGLTMYGQMTAGSWIYIGTQGILQGTYETFAAVAAKLASQNKHSGSLAGTITLTAGLGGMGGAQPLAVTMNDGVVICVDCDPRAIQRRIEHRYLDVRADSLDHALELATTARDQRKPLSIGVLGNAAELVPQLLAMNAPIDIVTDQTSAHDPLAYLPLGVDFDDMASYAAEKPADFTQRARESMARHVEAMVGFQDAGAEVFDYGNSIRGEAQLAGYDRAFAFPGFVPAYIRPLFCEGKGPFRWAALSGDPKDIAATDRAILDLFPENESLARWIKMAGERVHFQGLPARICWLGYGERDRAGERFNDMVASGEISAPLAIGRDHLDCGSVASPYRETEAMLDGSDAIADWPLLNAMVNVASGASWVSIHHGGGVGMGRSLHAGQVSVADGTDLARAKLNRVLTNDPGMGVIRHVDAGYDRADEIAAEREVRIPMREGENG
- a CDS encoding uracil-DNA glycosylase, with the protein product METIADLDERVSHCRACPRLVRWREETARTKRRSYADWDYWGRPVPGFGPADARMLIVGLAPAAHGANRTGRMFTGDRSGDFLYAALHSVGLASQPTSTHQGDGLELSGVRITAPVHCAPPANKPTPAERDACRSWLSEELRLLRPTLRSVVVLGAFGWQATLPVLAAAGWTVPSPRPPFAHAAHVSLHGPTPLDLFGCYHVSQQNTFTGRLTPAMLSDVLRTAAKTAGL
- a CDS encoding diaminopimelate decarboxylase; the protein is MHLASATRRDLTVRAAVEQALITEDQPIAALLDVDSVRASAAALRAAFEEVAAPGQPLLHAFAVKAAALVPVLRLLADNGLGAEVASPGELALAQAAGIGPDRTVLDSPAKTPAELRTALDLGVAVNADSQQELARLDALVGAAPLRSAVGLRINPQLGSGSIDAMSTATATSKFGIALRDPGAREWLVRAYADRPWLTRLHAHSGSQGIPLDLMAAGVKDAYELAEEINGAVGRQQIDTLDIGGGLPVNFASESTEPTFHDYAQLLSAQVPGLFDGRYGLVTEFGRSLLAKAGTIVARVEYTKSAGGRPIAVTHAGAQIAARTVFAPDAWPVRIGVYGPQGLPKQGAPIAQDVAGPCCFAGDLVGRERALPGLEAGDLVALLDTGAYYFSNPFGYNSLPRPGVYGYWASGDGTVRFATVRRPQTLDQIVTESGAGQRDALTPPC
- a CDS encoding acetyl-CoA C-acetyltransferase, which codes for MPEAVIVSAARSPIGRAFKGSLKDIRPDDLTAEIIQAALAKVPELDPTQIDDLMLGCGLPGGEQGHNLGRIVAVQMGMDHLPGCTITRYCSSSLQTTRMAMHAIKAGEGDVFISAGVEMVSRSVKGSSDGMPDTHNPVFAEAEARTAARAEQGGEGWTDPRAEGKLPDVYIAMGQTAENLARDKGVSRQEMDEFGVRSQNLAEKAIADGFWEREITPVTTPDGTVVAKDDGPRAGVTLEAVQGLKPVFRPDGLVTAGNCCALNDGAAALVVMSDTKARELGLTPLARIVSTGVSALSPEIMGYGPVEASKQALQRAGMAIGDIDLVEINEAFAAQVIPSYQDLGIDLDRLNVNGGAIAVGHPFGMTGARITTTLINSLQWHDKQFGLETMCVGGGQGMAMVIERLS
- a CDS encoding Bax inhibitor-1/YccA family protein, encoding MRSSNPVFSRRGFSRDGQAGFNAGQPQAGNPYANNPYAQPQQGQQGFPPAAPPQADRMTMDDVVTRTGITLGTVIVAAAVAWTTGLGMGFAIVAALIAMGLAFWQSFKREASPAIILGYAVFEGLFLGAISNYINRFAEGAAMQAVIGTMAVFAVMLFLYKTRIIRVNGRFTQIALVAGIGYALLSLVNLGFALFGAGDGMGFRTGWVGILMGIAGVCIGAMFLALDFKQVEDGIAYGAPRKESWLAAFGLTVTLAWIYFEFLRLAYILASD
- a CDS encoding DUF4287 domain-containing protein, yielding MSQVFDDETHQNLLSRIPQCTGREICDWLRAVDEGPSFFRFEEKVSWLRGEHNLAYGHAKAIIHEHDLRRGRAARKF